TTGTTCGCTTCGAGCACCTCATTCGGATTTTTCGGATTTTCCTTCGTGCCACGCAGGTGAATGACGAGCCCATTGAGGAAATTGCGCAATACCTGATCGCCGCATTCCATATAATTCGGATGGTCAGCATTGCGGAAAAACGCAGAGAGCTCAGCTTTTGAAATGCGGAAATCCACAAGTTGCAGGATGTCTACAATCTGGTCGTCGCGCAGCATCAGCGCAACGCGCAGTTTTTTAAATATGTCGTTATTGTTCATTTTCTAGGATTCAGGGTCGTAATTAGTTCAGCCAAAGATACGCTTTTTCAAAATGTTCGCGCCACAATTTTTCGTTGTGTTCCCCGCCGCGGACGATAACTTTCTCCGTAAGGTGCAGGCAGTAGCAGCGGTTCTCGTCAAGCAGCCTGTGCATCTTATTG
The nucleotide sequence above comes from Flavobacterium magnum. Encoded proteins:
- a CDS encoding DUF1456 family protein; this encodes MNNNDIFKKLRVALMLRDDQIVDILQLVDFRISKAELSAFFRNADHPNYMECGDQVLRNFLNGLVIHLRGTKENPKNPNEVLEANKLSAKTPAKGISPRQDAKKPVAKQPAKNFNAKRNAPKKPEIVEKVAYKNGKSKKS